GTCAaagttttgttttgtatttgcACACGGCACCAATCACATATCATTATTTATTTAGCGGGATTATTTCCAGTCAGTTGCTATTTCGTTTAGGTCCATCTTTCCTGCTGGATTATTTGTGCATTGATGTTTTGTGTTTTAAAGACGATGACTTCATGTGTGATAATTAAGTTGTACAACCTCACAGCTGTAAGCAATATCATGATTCGGTAGCTGATAAAGGGATGGAGGtatggagaggatgagaggaaaagGGGGTGAAAAGTGAgtcgtactgtatgtgtgtaagccATCTCGATCAAATACACACTCGCACATACCAACCAAGTTCAACTTACGTATCCAAAAAAAAAGGCTAAATATTTTTGGATCTATAAAACCCTAAAAACTATTGTATTCATGTTTTATTGCAAATATGTCAAATATGACATGTGTGAGTTGAAGTAAAAAAACCatgaaaagaaaaataaaacatgGAAAGAATTTGATGACctgacttatttatttattttatctcTGAATACTTTTACTTCCCCCAACAAGATACTTTCCCAAAAATGTGCTTTGCGTCTTTCTTGACCTTGACCTGAatttctcacacatacacggTTAAGGTTTTGCCACATCGTATCAAATGCTTTCGAATCTCCATGGAGACCCACCACCGTTACAGGAAGTCAGACCTGACCAACACAAAGAAGACCAATCTGGACCAGGCGGCCATTTTGGACAGATGGACCAATCAGAGCTGCGTCAGGCCAACCAGGAAGTATTCGCAGGAGGCCAGGAAACAGAAGAACCTGAGAGACAACCTGGCAACACTTCAGAGCGATCCCGGCAACGCATGACCTCTCTTATCTGGTACCTCCTCTTCACGTCATCCTACACGGCAGTTCTCTCATTATCTTTACAGACTGGACTGGATTCGGAAGATACAAACATGAAATGTTGCTTATTTTACTGAATTGAGTTGTTTAATTCTTCCAGATTGTGGTATGTTTGGCTGTAGCCTTGTTGAGGAACTGGTTGTGGTCTATTCAGGTTTAAACTTCCCCAGACAACACAATCCAGAGAGTAGAGCCGAGCTTGGTCATGTTTCGCTTACCATGAACACGGCTGATCGGAAGCAAGCTGACATGGGCAGGAGAAAGGGATTTGATTCGCTAcatgacctgtcaatcaagctgaGATGTTTTCCCGTGTAGCCTTGTGTCGGTTTAGACCTGTCGGCTGTGTAACATCCGACCGGGTGCACGTCGAAAGACTGAGCTGACaccttcccctgtctctctctttccctactcTAAAGTTGCTTTGCACCAATGAACATTGGCAATCCCCAGTCTTATTTCACTGTTCGCTTCAAGTGGTTTTTGGCCCAGTTTTGTCAGTATCTCTGCAATATCCATTGCAACCTCACAACAAAGGAAACATATGTTTAATAAAAAATAGTTGTTCTCTTTTATTGAGCTACGTATGATACTAAAGCAGTCCATTAAACATATTTCATTGAGATACATCCTAATTCTAAGTTAGTCTAGTAAATCAGGAACAGTAGAGTTTGTGTCCTTGCCAGTAAAAAGAGTAACTTAGATTTGTGGATAGATTGccctaaaatatatttttttccttGAGATCTTCTCAGATTCTGCTTCCTCTTCTTTGAGATGAGACTCAAAATAGTTATTTTTCTCTCACACCCACTGTACACATATGGGctaaatactgtatatatacatgaTTGACAATGtcaactacatttcccatgagGCATCGGCAGGGATTGAAATGATGAGCCGGTCCAGGTGTAAATTGCACAGCACGCTGTCCTTTCTACctccgtgtgtatgtgtgaatgggtgtgtgtgtgtgaatggatgtgtgtgcgtgtgcctgtgtgtgtgtcagtgtgtgtgtgtgtgtgtgtcaggtggacaGCGAGGACACGGTGGACCTCTGCGAGGAGATGCTGCAGATCTCCATGTTGGTGAAGGAGCTGCCCCTCTCGCTGCCGGCGTCGGGCGGCGCCGAGGACGAGGACGTGATGATGTTCTTCAGCCGGTGGAGGGCGACGACGAGCAGCGTGAGCAGGAACGCCAGCAGGCTCAGGAAGACCCACACGTACACGTACACGCTCTCCTGGCGGCTcccccccgccgccgccgccgacaCGGAGGAGGTCGGGGAGAACCGGGGGAACGCGCCGTCGTCGGGGGAGACGCCGGCCCCGTCGAGGTCCTCTGACGGGGGGTCCATCCCTGACATGCTGGCCGGAGGTGAGcttctggggagagagggaggtcgtcAGTGGACTGGGGGGTGCTTTGGGAGAGCTTTAGGAGAGTTCGCATTCTCCAGTTCTGCTGCAAACGGTCAACTCTACCCCGCGACGCCTACGACCACGGTAAAAGTAAGGACTTTATCGTTATGGGTCAAATGTTATCCTCGACAGTGTTGCAGAGGCCCACTGATACAATGAAAGAACCTGAATGCAGAACCCGAAATTCTGAACCCCCACCAACAAAAACATAGATAGAAATAGTTTTCCAGAATCTTCTCTTTAACACTTTAAACACAAGATTTACGTTACTGATTGTGGGGAAGGGTGTGTAAGATGAGAATTAGCATACGGGTAcccaggagtgtgtgttttgggggctgTGAGCAGGTGGCTAGGACTGTGGACTGAGTCCAGCTTAGAGGCCAGGCTGGCAGGTGAAGAATTCAGGACGGTCGTGGGTCTAAGCTTCATCTGAGACAGCCAGCACTTCAAAGGAGGAGGGGATTTAACATgaacaggatggaggagggaggccagagagcCTCGAtcgctcgctctctgtctctctctgtgtctctctctgtgtctctctctctctctccctctctgtctctctctgtgtctctctctgtgtctctctctctctcctctctctctcactctctctctctctctctctctctctctctttatctctctctctctctctctctccctctctctctctctctctctctgtctccctctctgtctctctctctctgtctctctctgtctctctctctctctctttcaatctctcatctctctttctctctagtctgtctctctttttctctctctgattcaTCTATGTCAattgtattcatatttaccaaaccaccctcttcacacacacactcccacacatgcTCAGACACACATGTCCTCTGAACCTGCCTCTGGGACAGGGCAGAGTCAGTAATTGGGTGGGGGTGAAGGGCTAGCTGTCAGCCGTTATGGAGATGGAGTGTGTTTTCGTAATCTTTTATTGAAATGCTGCTGCTTTTGAAGTTCACtggacgtctctctctctctccctctctctgcctctctctctctatgtctctctctctctctccccccccccacattgtCTGTACACATCGCAGTCTGGGCACTGACAGGCTCGGTTCACTCCAGGCGCAAGCttgctttcattctctctctctctctctctctctctctctctctctc
This genomic interval from Osmerus eperlanus unplaced genomic scaffold, fOsmEpe2.1 SCAFFOLD_598, whole genome shotgun sequence contains the following:
- the LOC134016665 gene encoding serine rich and transmembrane domain containing 1, coding for MSGMDPPSEDLDGAGVSPDDGAFPRFSPTSSVSAAAAGGSRQESVYVYVWVFLSLLAFLLTLLVVALHRLKNIITSSSSAPPDAGSERGSSFTNMEICSISSQRSTVSSLST